A genomic segment from Opitutaceae bacterium encodes:
- a CDS encoding PAS domain-containing protein, translating to MIETKRTTNWVGNRSTFTVDPEFRDHLLGYRLGRLGESLDSVYVLDRDFRIRGMNAAYRKAALRAGGRKWLRRYGLGFPVLEAFMGFYAEHYRRIYHRCLEDGRPYGALYGGEAGRVYRWYRETIQPLHDRSGLLVTHHLLQTIRRSEASRFQPEVHRSSDGLVLQCCHCQRVRNCLKSGLWEWLPDLALACPDSDISHGLCPRCVDAYYRDFLPKREAAIEG from the coding sequence ATGATCGAGACGAAGAGAACGACCAACTGGGTCGGGAACCGTTCCACCTTCACGGTGGACCCGGAGTTTCGTGACCATCTGCTCGGCTACCGCCTTGGCCGTCTGGGGGAGAGCCTCGATAGTGTCTATGTCCTGGATAGGGATTTCCGAATCAGGGGCATGAACGCCGCTTACAGAAAGGCCGCGTTGCGGGCTGGCGGGCGGAAGTGGCTTCGTCGCTACGGACTGGGTTTTCCGGTCCTGGAGGCTTTCATGGGCTTTTATGCCGAGCACTACCGGCGGATCTATCACCGATGCCTGGAAGACGGGCGCCCCTATGGGGCCCTCTATGGAGGGGAAGCGGGGCGGGTTTACCGCTGGTACCGTGAGACGATCCAACCGCTTCATGACAGGAGTGGTCTTCTGGTGACCCATCACCTTCTTCAGACCATCCGACGTTCGGAGGCTTCTCGTTTCCAGCCGGAAGTGCATCGCAGTTCGGATGGATTGGTCCTCCAGTGTTGCCACTGCCAGCGGGTTCGCAATTGCCTGAAGTCCGGGCTCTGGGAATGGCTGCCGGATCTGGCCCTGGCCTGCCCGGACAGCGACATATCTCACGGACTCTGCCCCCGTTGCGTCGATGCCTATTACCGGGATTTCCTGCCGAAGCGCGAAGCCGCCATCGAGGGCTAG
- a CDS encoding SDR family oxidoreductase, with protein sequence MGVELNDLVCVISGAAEGIGFGLVQGFGRRGGRVVAALYDLPAFRDKVKPAFPVALDVTSPASVESAVAAIMERFGRIDVWVNNAGIYPRKPADEMTAEDWESVVGVNLHGTWRCCQAVIPIMKAQGSGVILNVGSITLRTGLPHLAHYIASKGGIVGLTRGLARDLGPLGIRVNGVHLGAVQTETERRLFPDQAAVANRVDERQALPGRQTPESVEPVFAFLASAESRDITGQFITVDRGWTHD encoded by the coding sequence ATGGGCGTGGAACTCAATGATCTTGTCTGTGTGATTTCCGGGGCCGCCGAGGGTATCGGTTTTGGTCTCGTTCAGGGCTTTGGCCGCCGGGGGGGCCGGGTGGTGGCGGCGCTTTACGACCTCCCCGCATTCCGTGACAAAGTGAAGCCGGCGTTTCCGGTTGCTCTGGACGTGACGTCGCCGGCCTCGGTCGAGTCCGCGGTTGCGGCCATCATGGAGCGGTTCGGCCGGATTGACGTCTGGGTGAACAACGCGGGAATCTATCCGCGGAAGCCGGCGGATGAAATGACGGCCGAGGATTGGGAGTCGGTGGTGGGGGTTAATCTTCACGGAACCTGGCGGTGCTGTCAGGCGGTCATCCCCATCATGAAGGCGCAGGGATCCGGTGTTATTCTCAACGTGGGGAGCATCACGCTCAGAACGGGTCTGCCCCATCTCGCCCACTATATCGCGAGCAAGGGAGGGATCGTGGGTCTGACCCGCGGTCTGGCCCGCGACCTGGGTCCCCTGGGAATACGGGTCAACGGAGTGCATCTGGGCGCGGTGCAGACGGAAACGGAGCGTCGGCTCTTTCCTGATCAGGCGGCGGTGGCCAATCGTGTTGACGAACGTCAGGCCCTACCGGGGCGGCAGACGCCGGAATCAGTGGAGCCTGTTTTTGCCTTTCTCGCTTCAGCTGAAAGCAGGGATATCACCGGTCAGTTCATCACGGTTGACCGCGGCTGGACCCATGATTGA
- a CDS encoding methyltransferase domain-containing protein has translation MIDPREIIERFTAEDICEGAERYFASIVDTGFHERKPLSSPEDASELLLEVGFLLRGLQLGPGMRVLDLGAGTGWLSRYLNELGCRVTACDPSATALDIGRRANARFPFVDLRRLEYEVFDGRNIDHPAETFDRIVCFEALHHIPNWEEVLGEVFRVLKTGGVVGFAEPGFLHSRSPMSQYEMANHVVLENDVRLDAIVPVAERLGFQFSGWETVIKARQDLASWRTAVNSSWWSPRRLLLGWRLARELKRSLKGRTVFFLAKGPVELDSRRREGLAGLIETEPDRVDLGAGENTVLNLKVTNIGDADWLWSDGGGVGQVYVGVHDCTGKDGTIHRDIARVPLGRRLAPGEVETVSITLPLLAPGSHMLTVDLVAEGVAWFESAGDDRHRTRSVRVEVH, from the coding sequence GTGATTGATCCCCGAGAAATCATTGAGCGCTTCACGGCGGAGGACATTTGTGAAGGTGCGGAGCGTTATTTTGCATCGATCGTCGACACCGGATTTCATGAGCGAAAGCCCCTGTCCTCACCGGAAGATGCCAGTGAATTGCTGCTTGAGGTGGGGTTTCTCTTGAGGGGGCTGCAATTGGGTCCGGGCATGCGGGTGTTGGACCTGGGGGCCGGAACCGGCTGGTTGTCCCGCTATCTGAACGAGTTGGGTTGCCGGGTGACGGCATGTGATCCATCGGCAACAGCTCTGGATATAGGGCGGCGGGCAAACGCGAGGTTTCCATTCGTCGACCTGCGAAGACTGGAATATGAAGTCTTCGACGGTCGAAACATCGATCACCCGGCGGAGACCTTTGACCGCATCGTCTGTTTTGAAGCCCTGCATCACATTCCCAATTGGGAGGAGGTGCTCGGGGAAGTCTTCCGGGTGTTGAAGACCGGTGGAGTGGTGGGATTTGCCGAACCGGGATTCCTGCATTCCCGCAGTCCGATGTCTCAGTATGAAATGGCCAATCACGTGGTCCTGGAGAACGACGTCCGTCTCGATGCGATCGTACCGGTCGCTGAGCGGCTTGGATTCCAATTCTCCGGGTGGGAGACCGTGATCAAGGCCCGGCAGGACCTTGCATCCTGGCGAACCGCGGTGAATTCCTCGTGGTGGTCGCCCCGTCGCCTTCTGCTCGGGTGGCGGCTGGCCAGAGAGCTGAAACGATCGCTCAAGGGCCGCACGGTCTTCTTCCTGGCGAAAGGACCGGTCGAATTGGACTCCCGACGGAGGGAGGGTCTGGCGGGATTGATCGAGACCGAACCGGATCGTGTGGACCTCGGTGCGGGTGAAAATACCGTGTTGAATCTGAAGGTGACCAACATCGGGGATGCGGATTGGCTGTGGTCGGACGGAGGCGGGGTCGGTCAGGTCTACGTTGGGGTCCATGACTGCACGGGGAAGGACGGCACGATCCATCGCGATATCGCCCGAGTTCCACTCGGCCGCAGACTGGCGCCCGGGGAGGTCGAGACTGTTTCCATCACCCTGCCGCTATTGGCGCCCGGGTCTCATATGCTGACGGTCGACCTGGTGGCCGAAGGGGTAGCCTGGTTCGAGTCTGCCGGTGATGACAGACATCGGACCCGATCCGTCCGGGTCGAGGTGCACTGA
- a CDS encoding M81 family metallopeptidase: MRAVILQFLFESNTFNPEKAGMESFVEGGTWLTEESAIREWAVGAPSQMTGSLEVLERAGWATAPCLAAVCGSPAGRLSREALLTITEAFRAAIGRGLPADGLILHLHGAACAIGEDDVEGALLEMIRAEAGFDGPLILSLDLHANVTRRMMGHSNGITAYRTMPHTDFVETGRRAARLLLRHRNDRKVVAARMAALIPPTDTHDGEGRFAGMLARARRLEELPGIEDVSLFPVQPWLDIDELGSCVVVTGTDPVLAETEALGLASAWYAQRKSWVTGLKDWGSIESSLLQKRRPGWILVDTADATTGGSDGRSSEAVRRLIPLADRLPGRGLLWVVDPEAVRRAEAGDTTFVLGRPGVAVSADAVDFRGAVSYRARGGVLTGSAFSVGRTVVLRVGQLRIVISSNAAFGADPAFYEAVDLDPENAQVVLAKSPMGWRAGFGAAADRGLLFDGPGQTSLDFRRLAYRKAGGRVFPMTETPDAPIGLLK; the protein is encoded by the coding sequence ATGCGTGCGGTCATCCTCCAGTTTCTTTTTGAAAGCAACACCTTCAATCCGGAGAAGGCCGGAATGGAATCGTTTGTGGAGGGAGGAACCTGGTTGACGGAAGAATCGGCGATCCGCGAATGGGCGGTTGGCGCGCCGTCCCAGATGACCGGCAGCCTGGAGGTGCTGGAAAGGGCGGGTTGGGCAACGGCTCCCTGCCTGGCCGCGGTCTGCGGTTCGCCGGCCGGGCGTCTGAGCCGGGAGGCTCTGTTGACGATTACCGAGGCGTTCCGAGCCGCCATCGGCAGAGGGTTGCCGGCGGACGGATTGATCCTGCACCTGCACGGAGCGGCCTGTGCGATCGGTGAGGACGACGTGGAAGGCGCTCTTCTTGAGATGATCCGTGCGGAGGCGGGTTTCGATGGCCCGCTGATCCTGTCGCTCGACCTTCATGCCAACGTCACGCGAAGGATGATGGGCCATTCCAATGGCATCACCGCCTACCGGACGATGCCGCATACCGATTTCGTCGAGACCGGGAGGCGGGCGGCCCGACTCCTGCTCCGCCATCGGAACGACCGCAAGGTGGTGGCTGCACGGATGGCGGCCCTCATCCCTCCGACCGATACTCACGACGGTGAGGGTCGGTTTGCCGGGATGCTGGCGCGGGCCCGGCGGTTGGAGGAGCTGCCGGGTATTGAGGACGTCAGCCTCTTTCCTGTCCAGCCGTGGCTCGACATCGATGAACTCGGTTCCTGCGTGGTCGTGACCGGGACGGACCCGGTCTTGGCTGAGACTGAAGCCCTGGGTTTGGCGTCTGCCTGGTATGCTCAGCGGAAATCCTGGGTGACCGGTCTGAAAGACTGGGGCTCGATCGAGTCGTCACTGCTCCAGAAGCGGCGCCCTGGCTGGATTCTTGTTGATACGGCTGACGCCACGACCGGTGGGTCGGACGGACGCAGTTCCGAGGCGGTGCGGCGGTTGATCCCGCTGGCGGACCGGCTTCCGGGTAGGGGGCTGCTCTGGGTGGTCGATCCCGAAGCGGTTCGGCGGGCCGAGGCGGGGGACACGACGTTCGTTCTGGGCCGACCGGGAGTGGCGGTCTCTGCGGATGCGGTCGATTTCCGGGGGGCGGTCTCCTACCGCGCCCGGGGTGGTGTTCTGACCGGGAGCGCCTTCAGCGTGGGGCGGACCGTGGTCCTCAGGGTGGGTCAACTGCGGATTGTGATCAGCTCCAACGCGGCCTTTGGGGCGGATCCGGCGTTTTACGAAGCGGTGGATCTTGATCCGGAGAACGCGCAGGTCGTCCTGGCGAAGAGCCCGATGGGTTGGCGGGCCGGATTTGGAGCAGCGGCCGACCGTGGCCTGCTCTTTGACGGTCCGGGGCAGACGTCACTCGATTTCCGAAGACTGGCCTATCGCAAGGCGGGCGGGCGTGTCTTTCCCATGACGGAGACGCCGGATGCTCCGATCGGGCTCCTCAAGTAA
- a CDS encoding mannonate dehydratase, translating into MRLSAVIQPQTDENLQLLVQLGVEDWVYYDMAGMPGDFESLRAECDRAARFGLRLSVVEGGPPMDRIVLGLDGRDAQIEQYKRSLDQMGRLGIRTLCYNFMPQILDDAMVVRTSTVTRERGGALTSSFDAAGLDPEFRTGLGETTDEEMWDNLEYFIRRVVPAAESAGVNLAMHPDDPPLSPIWGLSRIMRSREAFDRLFAIAPSPVNGLTFCQGCFAELGENLTALVHHFGARIHFVHLRDVEGVLLHFRETFPDNGPTDMRKVFEAYREIGYGGAIRSDHVPQLVGEEGPNDGYGLRGNLFAIGYLRGMLESVFGRTPRA; encoded by the coding sequence ATGCGTTTGTCCGCCGTCATTCAGCCCCAGACCGACGAAAACCTCCAGCTCCTGGTCCAGCTCGGAGTGGAGGATTGGGTCTATTACGACATGGCAGGCATGCCGGGGGACTTCGAGTCCCTCCGGGCCGAGTGCGACCGGGCGGCCCGGTTCGGTCTGCGGTTGTCGGTGGTGGAAGGCGGACCGCCCATGGACCGTATTGTCCTGGGTCTGGACGGACGGGATGCGCAGATCGAGCAGTACAAGCGCAGTCTTGATCAGATGGGCCGGCTGGGCATCCGGACGCTTTGCTACAATTTCATGCCGCAGATCCTCGATGATGCCATGGTCGTCCGGACCTCGACCGTGACGAGGGAGCGCGGCGGTGCCCTGACCAGCAGTTTCGATGCAGCCGGTCTCGATCCGGAGTTCAGGACGGGGCTCGGCGAGACGACGGATGAAGAGATGTGGGACAACCTGGAATATTTCATTCGGCGCGTGGTGCCGGCGGCCGAATCGGCGGGAGTCAACCTGGCCATGCATCCGGACGACCCACCTCTTTCACCGATCTGGGGGCTTTCCCGAATCATGCGCAGCCGCGAGGCCTTTGACCGGCTTTTCGCGATTGCACCGAGTCCGGTCAATGGGCTGACCTTCTGCCAGGGTTGCTTCGCGGAGCTGGGCGAGAACCTGACCGCCCTTGTTCACCACTTCGGCGCGCGTATTCACTTTGTTCACCTGCGCGATGTGGAAGGGGTGCTGCTTCACTTTCGGGAGACCTTTCCGGACAATGGTCCCACGGATATGCGGAAGGTTTTCGAAGCCTATCGGGAGATCGGATACGGCGGCGCGATTCGTTCGGACCACGTGCCGCAGTTGGTCGGCGAGGAGGGTCCAAATGATGGATACGGACTCAGGGGCAACCTTTTCGCGATCGGCTATCTGCGGGGGATGCTGGAGTCGGTCTTTGGCCGGACCCCAAGGGCCTGA